Part of the Aquimarina sp. MAR_2010_214 genome is shown below.
AAATCAAGTTGCACCTGTTATTAATGGTATAACACCGTGGCAACTTTATTTTGGCCCTAGATATTCTTTTGTATATGATTATAATTATGATGATTGGACTCATGTGAAAATAGTAGTAAATGGTCGTAGAGCACAGATATATCTGGACTATTCTAAAACTCCAAACCTATCATGGGATCTGGTTCACGAACCTAGAGAAGGTGAGGTCGCAATAGGAGGAGGGGGAGCTGCGGCAATGCATTATGCTAATTTCAAAATTGATAAAAGTAAAAATGAAATAGTAGATTTTAAACCTATAAAAAGAAAACCTATTGAAGGATTGATTTCTGAATGGGAGGTATCTGATATGTTTGAAGAAAAATCAGTACATGATCCAATGAAACTAAAAGAAGTAATTCAATCTAGGAAATGGGGACAAAAAATCAAAGTAGAAGAAGGTACAGCTGCAAATATTGCAAGAGAAGTGGTTATGGTTGATGGAACTCCTGGAAATACTGTTTTTGCAAAAATCAAGATTATATCAAAGAAAGATCAAATAAAACTTTTTGAATTTGGATACAGCGATAGAGTGGTAGCTATTTTAAACGGGAAACCTATTTATAAAGGGACAAACAGATGGCGCTCGAGAGATTATCGATATTTAGGTACTATAGGGTTATTTGATGCGATATACCTAAATCTAAAAAAAGGAGAAAACACACTTTTATTAGCCGTTTCTGAAGATTTTGGAGGCTGGTTGGTAACAGGGAAATTCCCTGATCAAAATGGTATTGAAATAAAATAAACAATCATTAACGAACAGTATAATTGTTGATCTTTGATAGAGATGGAGTAACCGGATAATAATTAAAATTTAGCTAAGTAAGTCATTAATATTTAGCCTATATATTTTCCCCACAGGAATTCTGTGATCTTTAATTGTTATTCGGTTACCTTCAATTTCCTTTTTCCATATATGATGAGAAGTTTTTGGTTTTTATTTATTAGATAATCAGTGTTTTGATTTTGTTGTAACTTCAATAAAAAATGAAAATAGTTGAAGTAATTAGGTATTGTTTTTATATTAGCCACTATCTATTGAAGTGTAATTTTGTAATGTAGTAGATATGCATTATTTAACTACTGTATAAATTATCATATATAGTTACCTTTCATATATATTAGGAAGTAAAATGAAAGCCATTCAAGAGCTAAAAAATAATCTGAAGCAAAAAGGGATTCTTGCAAAAAGCAGAGTTTTAGACAAGGATGAATATTTAGATACTTTTAGTGGTATCAATACAAACCTATATTTTATAACAAAAGGTAGTTTACGAGTATTTTTTACTAATGATAATGAAGAGCATATCCTATATTTTGGTTATAAAGGATCATTAATAACTACAATAGACTCATTTTTTTCTACTAAAGTTTCACAATTGAAAATTCAAGCTTTAAAGAAAACAGAAGTTAATTTCATTTCTAAAAATGAGTTTATGGAATTTATAACCAGTAATCCAGAAAATTTAGATTTATGGCAGGCCATTCAGGGAGAACTTATTCATTTGCAAGCTGAAAGAGAAATAGATCTTTTGATTTCCTCTCCAGTTAAACGATACCAAAGGGTTTTAAAAAGAAGGCCTCAGTTATTTCAGGAAATCCCACATAAATATATAGCCTCATACTTACGGATGGCTCCTGAAACCTTATCAAGAATTAAGAAATCTTGACTTCAATCAATTTCTATCCTCTTTTTATATAGTTATTTTGTGATTAATAATTTTTTAAAGCATAATTTATTAATGGAAAACTATATAGTTAAAATGTTAAGTGCTAATCAAAGTGAATCGTTTTTTCAATTAATTCATACGAATAGAGAGCGGTTAGAAGATTTCTTTGCAGGAACAGTTGCTTGCACAAAAACATTATCAGATACTATTGATTATTGTAGAGAAATAGAACAAAAAATAAAAGAAAGAGTCTATTTTCCTTATGTTATTATTGAAAAAAGTTCACAAGAAATCATTGGGTTTATAGATATTAAGAATATAGATTGGAATATTCCTAAAGCAGAATTAGGGGCATTTATTGATTCAAAATATGAAGGAAAAGGAATTATAACAAATACGATGTCTTCCTTAATTGATACCATTGTTAATGAGCACCATTTTAAAAAACTACTTTGTAGAATTTCTAGTAGAAATGTAAGAAGTATTAATGTAGCATTAAATAGTGGGTTTGAACTAGAGGGAACTATAAGGTGTGATTATAAGACAACTAAAGGCGAAATAGTTGACTTAAATTATTATGGTAAAGTCTTTTGATTTACAAAATATTTGAAGCCCTATTTGTTAAAAACAAAGATTAAACTTCTGTTAAACAAAAGTCATTATATCTATTTTTTGTAGCTTTGTTATCTAAATGAAAAAGTTTATCCATAAAATATCAGCTGTTTTAATGGCAATGGTAGTGTTAATATCTACTATGTCGTTTACATTAGATATGCATTATTGTGGAAATACTTTGGTAGATGTTGCCCTGTTTAAAGAGGCAAAAACTTGTGGGATGGAGCAACAAGTTTCTAATTCCATTGCATGCCCGATAATGGCGAAAAAAAGTTGTTGTACAGATAAACAACTTACTTTTGAAGGACAAGATGAACTTCAAAATTCATTTGATAAAATCACTTTAGAGCAACAGGCTTTTGTTGCAATTCTTTATTATTCATATATAAACCTTTTTGAAGGACTTGAGAATAATGTCATCCCTTTTAAAGAGTATCCGCCTCCTTTCTTGGTCAAGGATATTCACGTACTTAATGAAACTTTTCTTATTTGATTTATTAGATAATTAAAATTATGCCCAATGAGGATTCATTAGGGCTGGAGTTGTTGTTTATAATTCTAAGACAACGTCTTTTTCTAATTATCAAATAATCAGAGTATATGCTAAATAAAAGCATCAAATTTCTTATCGAGAATAAATTGGTTGCGGTCCTTATGATAGTTCTTTTTGTAGGATGGGGCGTTATAAATGCGCCATTTGGTTGGCAAACAGGAATATTACCTAGTGACCCTGTGGCAGTCGATGCCATACCAGATATTGGTGAAAACCAACAAATAGTGTTTACAAAATGGCAAGGACGATCACCACAAGATATCGAGAATCAGATTACGTACCCTTTAACCACATCACTTTTAGGAGTGCCTGGAGTAAAAACCATTCGTAGTTCTTCAATGTTCGGATTTTCTAGTATTTATGTCATTTTTGAAGAAGATGTAGAATTCTATTGGAGTAGGAGTCGTATTCTGGAGAAACTAAATTCATTACCATCGGGGTTATTACCAAAAGGAGTAAACCCCAGTTTGGGGCCAGATGCAACTGGATTAGGTCAGATTTTTTGGTATACCCTAGAAGGGCGAGACGAAAACGGAAATGTAATTGGTGGTTGGGATTTGCAAGAACTAAGAAGTGTTCAGGATTACTATGTGAAATATGCGTTATCATCTGCGGGCGGAGTATCAGAGGTAGCCTCTGTCGGAGGATATGTACAAGAATATCAGGTAGATGTAAATCCAGAGCTAATGCGCCAGTATAATATTAGTTTACAGCATGTTGTTAATGCTGTAAAGCAATCAAATAGAGATATCGGCGCACAGACGTTAGAAATTAACCAGGCAGAATATCTTGTTCGCGGTCTGGGGTATATAAAATCTATTGCAGATATAGAAAATGCTGTAGTGACCTCAGAAGAGTATACTTCAATACGTATTAAAGATATTGCCAGTGTTAGTTTAGGACCAGAAGCCAGAAGAGGTATCTTGGATAAGGAAGGTGCAGAAGTAGTAGGGGGTGTGGTCGTAGCACGCTATGGCGCAAACCCGTTAGAAGTTATCAATAATGTAAAAGACAAAATTACCGAACTCAGTACCGGGTTACCATCCAAACAATTAAAAGATGGTCGTACCTCACAATTAACCATAGTTCCTTTTTATGATCGAACCGAACTTATTCATGAAACAATAGGTACACTTAACGAGGCTCTTACCTTAGAAATTTTGATAACCTTTCTTGTTGTCATTATTATGGTATTTAATCTCAGAGCTTCAATCCTTATTTCGGGACTTTTACCCGTAGCCATTTTGATGGTTTTTATAGCTATGAAATTGTTTGGAGTCGATGCTAATATTGTTGCTTTATCTGGTATTGCTATTGCTATCGGTACGATGGTAGATATGGGAGTGATACTTTCAGAAAATATTATAAGGCATCTGGATGATAATAAAAATCATTTACCAGTGAATACTGTAGTATATAATGCTACTGCAGAAATTTCTGGAGCAATATTAACAGCAGTACTAACTACCATAATCAGTTTTATACCTGTATTTACAATGATAGGTGCAGAAGGAAAATTGTTTAGACCATTAGCATTTACCAAAACAATGGCACTTACAGCATCAATCGTAGTAGCCCTATTTTTTATTCCTCCATTTGCTGCTTTTCTATTCAAAAAGAAAAATATCAAAACTTCAATAAGCTATGTGATCAATAGTATTTTAATTGTATTAGGATGTATAGTAGTTTTTAATGGTATGTGGTTAGGTGTAATTTTGATAGCTTTTGCAATAACGGCTATCCTTAACTTAAGAGGTATAGTTTCTAGAGACCATACTAATTTGATCAATATTAGTATCGCAGTAGTAACAATAGTTTTCTTGTTATCAGAATATTGGAGACCAATGGGAGCAGATAAAAGCATGCTCGTGAACCTCATTTTTGTAGGGATTATTTGCTTTGTACTGCTAGGTAGTTTTACGCTCTTTAGAAAATATTACACCAGAATATTACAATGGGCATTGAACAATAAGCTACTATTTTTATCTCTACCTGCTATTATTGTTGTTTTTGGTTTTTTAATCATGAAAAACATTGGAAAAGAATTTATGCCTTCATTAAATGAGGGATCTTTTCTATTGATGCCGACCACATTGTCACATGCAGGAGTGGCAGAAAATAAAAGAATATTACAGCAATTGGATATGGCAGTAGCAAGTATTCCAGAAATTAAAACCGTCGTTGGTAAAGCCGGTAGAACAGAATCTTCACTTGATCCCGCTCCATTATCAATGTATGAGAATATCATTTTATATAAGCCAGAGTATATGCTTAATAAAAATGGGAAAAGACAACGATATAAGATTAATGATGATGGCTTATTTATAGGTAAAGATGGAAAGCTGATTTATAATGAAAACTATGATGTTGACTCTGGTATGATTAGTAATGCATCAAAAAAGAAATATTTCTCTATTAATAGAGAAAGCCTTATTCCTGATAATAATGGCGAATTCTACCGTAACTGGAGACCAGAAGTTAAGAGTCCAAACGATATTTGGACTCAAATCATAAAAGTGACAAAATTACCAGGAGTAACTTCGGCACCAAAATTACAACCGATAGAAACTCGATTGATAATGTTACAAACGGGAATGCGGGCCCCAATGGGGATTAAAGTAAAAGGACAGGATTTAAAACAAATTGAAGCTTTTGGAATCCAATTAGAAGAGATACTAAAAGAAGTAGATGGAGTAAAAGATGAAGCTGTTTTTGCAGACCGTATTGTTGGAAAACCTTATTTACTTTTAGATATTGATAGAGAACAATTGGTACGTTATGGAGTATCAGTTGAACAGGTTCAGCAAATTCTCGAAGTAGCAATAGGAGGAATCTCCCTTACACAAACGGTGGAAGGCAGAGAACGTTATGGAGTTCGAGTACGCTACCCAAGAGAACTTCGGGCTAACCCGACCGATCTCGAAACGATCTATGTTCCCTTAGAAAAAGGAAGTTCGATACCGCTAAGTGAATTGGTAAATATTCGTTATGAACAAGGGCCGCAAGTGATAAAAAGTGAAGATACATTTCTAGTAGGCTATGTCTTATTTGATAAAAATGATGGTTTTGCAGAGGTAAATGTAGTTAAGAATGCTCAAGACCTGATAAGAGCTAAGATTGATAATAATGAACTGATTGTTCCAAAAGGAATTACCTATCAATTTACGGGTGCTTATGAAAATCAATTAAGAGCAGAAAAAACATTATCGATTGTGGTACCTTTAGCTTTGCTCATTATCTTTTTGATTCTCTATTTTCAGTTTCGCTCAATTACTACTTCGCTAATAGTATTTACTGGTATTGCAGTAGCTTTTTCTGGTGGATTTTTAATGATTTGGTTATATGGTCAAGATTGGTTTTTAAATATTAACTTCTTTGATAAAAACTTGCGAGATCTGTTTCAGGTTCACACCATCAATCTAAGTGTTGCAGTGTGGGTTGGCTTCATAGCACTTTTTGGTATTGCCACAGATGATGGAGTAGTAATGGCGACTTATCTTAAACAAACTTTTGATAAAAATGAACCGAAATCCCTTAATGATATTAGAACATCCGTGATCGAAGCAGGAGAGAAGAGAATTCGTCCTTGCCTAATGACCACTGCAACTACAATTCTTGCATTATTACCAATATTAACATCTACCGGTCGTGGGAGTGATATCATGATACCCATGGCAATTCCTTCATTTGGCGGAATGGGGATTGCTCTTATAACACTGTTTGTTGTACCGGTATTATTTGGTTGGAAAGCAGAAATAGAAATGAAAAATGTAAAATGTAAAATGTAAAATTTTGAAGAGTGTTTGATTATTGAATTGAAATTATGAGTAAAAATATATTAAAAGAGAAGAGTTATGCATTTGCAATAGAAATTGTAAAATTGGCTCAGGTTCTCGTTTCTGATAAAAAAGAATATGTAATTAGTAAGCAACTCTTACGAAGCGGAACTGCTATTGGAGCATTAATAAGAGAAGCAGAATTTGCACAAAGCAAAAAAGATTTTATTAGTAAAATGAGTATCTCATTAAAAGAAGCGAATGAGACTTTATATTGGATAGATTTAATTAAAGACACCGGATATATTGATATAACTATACATATGCAATTATCTTCTGACAGTAAAGAATTAGTGGCAATGCTTGTTAGTAGTATCAAAACAACTAAATCAAGGTTATGATGGGACTAGATATATTTAATAAGGAAACTTTCATTAAGTCAGAAATCTCGAAAATCTTTCGAGGTGTAGTTCTTTATTTTTCACTTTTCATTTTTCATTTAAAAAAAGTTGTCATTTTTAGTTTTTCACTTTTCATTTTTCATTTAACACATGCTCAACAACTTGAATCATATATTCAGGAGGGGTGGGATAACAACTCTAATATTCAGTCTTTTGAGTTGCGTTATGTAGTTGCAAAAGAGAAAATAGAAGAAGTAAATACGATACCTAATACACAGTTGAGTGTAGGGTACTTTGTAAGTGAACCCGAGACACGTACAGGTGCACAACGTGCAAAATTTTCTATCCAACAAAAGTTACCATGGTTTGGAGCAATTACAGCAAGAGAGAATTATTCTACGGCTATGGCAGAGACAGAATATGTAGACATTGTAATTGTGAAAAGAAAATTAGCGCTTTCGATTTCTGAAACATATTATAAATTGTTTGCAATACAAAGCAAACAAAAAATACTTGAAGATAATATGCTACTATTACAGACTTATGAGAAGCTGGTACTAACATCTGTAGAAGTAGGTAAAGCCTCTGCAGTTGATGTATTAAAACTGCAAATTCGCCAAAATGAATTAGAACAATATAAAGCAGTACTCAAAGAAAGTTTTTTGGCAGAGCAAATAGCTTTTAATGCCTTACTCAATCGAGATTCGGGTAAGGATATAATTGTTCCTGATGAAATAAATATGCCACTAGAAGATCCTATTACAAATACTGAAAGTTTACAACTTAACCCAGAACTACTTAAATACGATAAGATATATGAAAGCATAAAACAATCAGAATTACTTAATCGAAAAGAAAAGTCTCCACAAATTGGATTTGGACTTGACTATATACCAGTATCAGAGAGAAATGATGTGGCTATACATGATAATGGTAAAGATATTATAATGCCTATGGTATCTTTTTCTATCCCTATATTTAATAAGCGTCATGATTCTCGAACTCGTCAAAATGAATTACGCCAACAAGAAATTACAGCACAAAAAGAAGAACGACTAAATACTATGGAAACGATTTTGGGGAAAGCTGTTTCTTATAGAAATACAGCAAGAATCAAATACAATACTCAGAAAAAAAATTTAAAACAAGCCAAAAATGCAGAAGAAATACTGATAAAAAGTTATGAAACAGGAACTATAGATTTTAACGATGTATTAGATATTCAGGAACTACAACTTAAATTTCAGCTAAATCAAATAGAGAGTATACAATTATACTATACACAAGCTGCGATGATCAATTATTTAACAAATTAAAAAAAACAAAACTATTTAAAAAAGTAAACAAAATGAGAAACTTAAAAATTTATGATATAAGAGTAATTATAGTAGCAATACTAGGATTAACAATACTATCTTGCAAAGAGAATAAAACATCTAAAACAGATGAAAAACAAGAACATTCTGAAATGGGTCATAATAATGATCATAGTAGTCATGAAGAAGAGCAAACAAAGGAAGTTCAGTTTAAAAATGTAGAGACAGCAGAAGCTTTTCAGCATTATATCCATATCAAAACAGCTTTAGTAAACACAGATGCTAATGAAGCTAAAGCAGGAGCCAAAATGCTTGCCAAAGTAACAGAAAACACAGCTCTAAAAACGGCGGTTGAGGCAATAACTAACACAGATGATATCGAGGAGCAAAGAAAAGCGTTCATAGAAATTACTGTACAAATGGAAACTGTACTTAAAGGAGCATTGTCATCTGGAGAAGTTTATAAGCAATATTGTCCAATGGCATTTGATAATACAGGCGGATATTGGTTATCTAAAGAAAAAGAAATTAGGAACCCATATTTTGGGGATCGCATGCTAAAATGTGGTAATGTTGCCGAAACTATTCGATAATTATGCTAACTATTCCATCTGACTTCTAAAACAATAAATACAACCAGATGAAAAAAGTTTTAATCAAAAACATGGTCTGCAACCGATGTAAAACTGTACTACAACAGGAGTTTAAAAATGCTAAAATCCCTGTTGAGACAATAGAATTGGGAGAGATCGTGTTTAGTAATATTGACACCATTACTTATGAAAAAATAAATGAAATTATTACTCGTAATGGTTTCGAGATCATAATTGATGAAGTAGCTCTTATTGTAGAACAAGTGAAATCCTATTTGATAAGTGAATTGTCAAATGAGGATATGTTAAATGAAAATCTATCTGATCTTATTTCCAAACATATACATAAGGATTATTCTGTGATAAGCAAACTGTTTAGTTGTAATGAGGGCTTGACTATAGAAAAATATTTCATTCGCCTTAAAATTGAAAAAACGAAGGAATATATTCAAATGGGAAACTTAAGTTTTTCTGAAATAGCACATGCATTGAATTATAAAAGTGGAAGTCATCTGGCAAAACAATTTAAAGCAATTACTGGGATGTCTATGAGTAGTTTTAAGAGCCTACAATCATGGGATCGCCAACCTCTAGACAAAATTGTATAAGAAGAAACCATAATTATCAAAAAGAAAGAGATGTAAACTCAATAATTTTACTGGTTAAACATTGAAAATTAAAAAATGAAACATACATATAAAATATCTGGGATGACTTGTAATGGCTGTCGTGGCCATGTAGAGCACATACTTGATACTATGGATGGGGTGACCAGTGCGTCTGTTGATCTGGAGAAAGCAGAAGCAATTATTGAGACAGAAGAGCATATTTCTTTAGCTGTTTTTAAAGAGACATTAGCACAAGAAGGTGGGCGTTACAGCATTTATCTTCCGGGGACACAAGATCAGGATGATAAACCCAAACAGGTCAAACCTAAAGGAAAAGGTACAGGAGTTTTTTATTGTCCTATGCATTGCGAAGGAGACAAAACATACAATGCGTTACAGGATTGTCCGGTATGTGGGATGGATTTAGTTGAAGAGATAACGTTACATACAATTGCTGTAGAACAGTATGCCTGTCCAATGCATCCAGAAGTAATTAAAGATGCCCCAGGATCCTGTTCTATTTGTGGTATGGATCTAATAGTAGTACAACCAGATCTTTCTGAAGAAGAGAAGAATTATAAAAAATTACTGAAGAAATTCTGGATAGCTGTACTATTTACTATTCCTATTTTTATAATAGCGATGTCAGATATGTTTTCGAGTAATCCTCTTAATGATATTTTGGAATTAAAATATAGAAATTGGATTCAGTTTGGACTTTCTGTTCCTGTAGTGTTTTATGCTACCTGGATGTTTTTTGAGCGTGCTTTTCGTTCTATAAAAATCTGGAACCTCAATATGTTTACTCTTATAGGTATTGGTGCGGGTACTGCATGGTTATTTAGTGTTTTAGCAATGCTTTTTCCAAGTTTTTTCCCAGATCAGTTTAAAACAGAATCAGGAACAGTACATGTGTATTTTGAAGCAACTACCGTTATCTTAACACTTGTACTTTTGGGTCAGGTATTAGAATCACGTGCACATAGCAAAACAAACACTGCAGTTAAGGAGCTATTGAAACTAGCTCCTAATAAAGCAATACGTGTTGTAGAAGGGAAAGAAGAAGATATTTCTATTGATCAGATAGAATTGAATGATATACTACGAGTAAAACCAGGAGATAAAATTCCTGTAGATGGATCTATCTTTCAAGGGCAAACATCTGTAGACGAATCAATGATCACAGGTGAACCAATACCGGTAGATAAGATAGAAGGAGATCAGGTGAGTAGTGGAACCATTAATGGAAATCATTCCTTCTTATTGAAAGCAGAAAAGGTGGGAGCTGAAACACTGTTATCAAAAATTATCCAAATGGTAAATGATGCAAGTCGTAGTCGCGCACCTATCCAAAAACTAGCAGATAGTGTTTCTGGATATTTTGTGCCTATAGTGGTTATCATAGCCCTAATCACATTTGTCATTTGGGCAGTTTATGGTCCCGAACCTGCTTATGTTTATGCATTTGTAAATGCAATTGCTGTACTTATAATTGCCTGTCCATGTGCTTTGGGACTGGCTACACCAATGTCTGTAATGGTTGGAGTTGGTAAGGGAGCTCAAAATGGTGTACTGATTAAAAAAGCAGAAGCACTCGAAACAATGAACAAAGTGGATATTCTTATTGTGGATAAGACAGGAACCATAACTGAAGGGAAACCAACTGTTGAAAGCGTTGAAGTTTTTGGAAATCGATTTAGCAAAGAAGAAATCCTTCAATATATCATTTCTCTTAATAATTTAAGTGAACATCCATTGGCTCAAGCAACACTAAAATATGGAAAAGAACAGCATATTGAATTATTAGATGTAAGTAAATTTAAAGCTGTAACAGGGAAAGGAGTAGAAGGAAACATCGCTAATATGAAAGTGATATTGGGTAATGCGAAAATGTTGGAATATGCCAATGTACCTATTTCAGCTGAACTTAAAAAACAAGCCGAATCTTATCAGAAAAAAGGGAAAACAGTTTCTTTTTTATCTATAAATCAGGATGTTACAGGTTATGTAGTGATAGGAGACAAAATCAAAGAAACTAGTCGTGAAGCTATTAAGCAGTTACAGGATAGTGGAATTGATGTTATCATGCTTACTGGAGATAATTATAATACTGCCTATGCAGTAGCTAATGAGCTTAATCTTGCAAATTTTAAAGCAGAGATGCTGCCCGAGGATAAACTTAGTGAGGTTGAAAAATTACAAAATAACGGTAAAGTGGTTGCTATGGCTGGAGATGGTATTAATGATGCTCCTGCTCTTGCAAAAAGTGATGTTGGTATTGCGATGGGTACAGGTACCGATGTAGCCATAGAAAGTGCAACTATTACTTTGGTAAAAGGAGATTTACAAGGTATTGTAAAAGCAAAAAAACTAAGTGATAAAGTAATGAAGAATATCAAGCAAAATCTTTTCTTCGCACTTATTTATAACACGCTAGGGGTGCCGATAGCTGCGGGAGTACTTTTTCCTTTTTTCGGAATCCTATTATCTCCTATGATAGCAGCTCTGGCTATGAGTTTTAGTTCTGTATCAGTAATAACTAATGCTTTACGATTAAAAACAATACATATCAACTAGATATGAAAATGAATATATATGGTTAAAAGGCAAACAGCAACAAAAATTAGAAAAGCACATAGGTATTTAGGCCTCTTTTTAGGAATCCAGTTTCTACTATGGACGGTTAGTGGCTTATATTTTAGCTGGACAGATATTGACGATATTCATGGAGATCAATTTAGAAATGAAAATATTGATGTTTTATCCTTTAATGATTTGATAAAACCTTCTCAAATAGAAACAAAGGAGTCCATTCAATCACTAGAACTTAAAGAAATAGCCGGACAACCGTATTACTGGGTAAATGACAAGCAACTTTTTGATGCAACTACAGGAGCCATAAAATCAGAAATAACTACTTCTGAAGCTTTGAAAATTGCAGAAAAAAATATGCATCCAGAACTAAAAGCAGAAAGTATTGAAAAAATAAGTGAAGTTGGTAATCATCATGAATATAGAGGAAGACCGCTACCTGCTTATGTTGTTTCATATGAGCACTCTCAAAATGTAAAAGCATATATCTCGGTAAAAGATGGAAGTTTTCAAAGAGTGAGACACCGATCGTGGCGCTGGTTTGATTTCCTTTGGATGACTCATACAATGGATTATGAAGGAAGAGATGATTTTAATACAATTATTCTAAGGGCTTTTTCTCTATTAGGATTAATAACTGTGCTAAGTGGGTTCACTTTATGGTTTATATCCTCACCGACAATTAGAAAAATAAAAAAATAAGCGTCATGAATAAGAACATCATTTATATTGGTATAGCAGTTCTTGCAGGGCTATTGGGAGGTTACTTTATTTTCGGAAGTAATAATTCTACTCAACACAATCAAAACAATCATCAGGAAGAAGCTACAACAAATCAAATGTGGACTTGCTCAATGCACCCACAAATTATGCAAACAGAACCTGGCGATTGTCCAATATGTGGTATGGATCTAATTCCGACAGAAACCAAAACTGATGGTCTTTCTGCTGATCAATTTAAAATGACCGAAAATGCAATGGCATTAGCAAACATCCAAACTACTAGAGTCGGAAATCTAACAGGAGTTGATAAAGACAGGATTATATTATCTGGAAAAATAATGGAAAATGAAGAGGCAAACGCAGTACAAGCTAGTTATTTTGATGGTAGAATCGAACGGTTGAATGTTAATTACAAAGGACAAGAGGTTAGAAAAGGGCAAAGATTGGCAACTATTTATGCACCAAACCTAGTCGCTGCGCAACAAGAACTTATTAC
Proteins encoded:
- a CDS encoding DUF3347 domain-containing protein, yielding MRNLKIYDIRVIIVAILGLTILSCKENKTSKTDEKQEHSEMGHNNDHSSHEEEQTKEVQFKNVETAEAFQHYIHIKTALVNTDANEAKAGAKMLAKVTENTALKTAVEAITNTDDIEEQRKAFIEITVQMETVLKGALSSGEVYKQYCPMAFDNTGGYWLSKEKEIRNPYFGDRMLKCGNVAETIR
- a CDS encoding four helix bundle protein, whose amino-acid sequence is MSKNILKEKSYAFAIEIVKLAQVLVSDKKEYVISKQLLRSGTAIGALIREAEFAQSKKDFISKMSISLKEANETLYWIDLIKDTGYIDITIHMQLSSDSKELVAMLVSSIKTTKSRL
- a CDS encoding efflux RND transporter permease subunit, which gives rise to MLNKSIKFLIENKLVAVLMIVLFVGWGVINAPFGWQTGILPSDPVAVDAIPDIGENQQIVFTKWQGRSPQDIENQITYPLTTSLLGVPGVKTIRSSSMFGFSSIYVIFEEDVEFYWSRSRILEKLNSLPSGLLPKGVNPSLGPDATGLGQIFWYTLEGRDENGNVIGGWDLQELRSVQDYYVKYALSSAGGVSEVASVGGYVQEYQVDVNPELMRQYNISLQHVVNAVKQSNRDIGAQTLEINQAEYLVRGLGYIKSIADIENAVVTSEEYTSIRIKDIASVSLGPEARRGILDKEGAEVVGGVVVARYGANPLEVINNVKDKITELSTGLPSKQLKDGRTSQLTIVPFYDRTELIHETIGTLNEALTLEILITFLVVIIMVFNLRASILISGLLPVAILMVFIAMKLFGVDANIVALSGIAIAIGTMVDMGVILSENIIRHLDDNKNHLPVNTVVYNATAEISGAILTAVLTTIISFIPVFTMIGAEGKLFRPLAFTKTMALTASIVVALFFIPPFAAFLFKKKNIKTSISYVINSILIVLGCIVVFNGMWLGVILIAFAITAILNLRGIVSRDHTNLINISIAVVTIVFLLSEYWRPMGADKSMLVNLIFVGIICFVLLGSFTLFRKYYTRILQWALNNKLLFLSLPAIIVVFGFLIMKNIGKEFMPSLNEGSFLLMPTTLSHAGVAENKRILQQLDMAVASIPEIKTVVGKAGRTESSLDPAPLSMYENIILYKPEYMLNKNGKRQRYKINDDGLFIGKDGKLIYNENYDVDSGMISNASKKKYFSINRESLIPDNNGEFYRNWRPEVKSPNDIWTQIIKVTKLPGVTSAPKLQPIETRLIMLQTGMRAPMGIKVKGQDLKQIEAFGIQLEEILKEVDGVKDEAVFADRIVGKPYLLLDIDREQLVRYGVSVEQVQQILEVAIGGISLTQTVEGRERYGVRVRYPRELRANPTDLETIYVPLEKGSSIPLSELVNIRYEQGPQVIKSEDTFLVGYVLFDKNDGFAEVNVVKNAQDLIRAKIDNNELIVPKGITYQFTGAYENQLRAEKTLSIVVPLALLIIFLILYFQFRSITTSLIVFTGIAVAFSGGFLMIWLYGQDWFLNINFFDKNLRDLFQVHTINLSVAVWVGFIALFGIATDDGVVMATYLKQTFDKNEPKSLNDIRTSVIEAGEKRIRPCLMTTATTILALLPILTSTGRGSDIMIPMAIPSFGGMGIALITLFVVPVLFGWKAEIEMKNVKCKM
- a CDS encoding GNAT family N-acetyltransferase; amino-acid sequence: MENYIVKMLSANQSESFFQLIHTNRERLEDFFAGTVACTKTLSDTIDYCREIEQKIKERVYFPYVIIEKSSQEIIGFIDIKNIDWNIPKAELGAFIDSKYEGKGIITNTMSSLIDTIVNEHHFKKLLCRISSRNVRSINVALNSGFELEGTIRCDYKTTKGEIVDLNYYGKVF
- a CDS encoding Crp/Fnr family transcriptional regulator; amino-acid sequence: MKAIQELKNNLKQKGILAKSRVLDKDEYLDTFSGINTNLYFITKGSLRVFFTNDNEEHILYFGYKGSLITTIDSFFSTKVSQLKIQALKKTEVNFISKNEFMEFITSNPENLDLWQAIQGELIHLQAEREIDLLISSPVKRYQRVLKRRPQLFQEIPHKYIASYLRMAPETLSRIKKS
- a CDS encoding TolC family protein; the encoded protein is MMGLDIFNKETFIKSEISKIFRGVVLYFSLFIFHLKKVVIFSFSLFIFHLTHAQQLESYIQEGWDNNSNIQSFELRYVVAKEKIEEVNTIPNTQLSVGYFVSEPETRTGAQRAKFSIQQKLPWFGAITARENYSTAMAETEYVDIVIVKRKLALSISETYYKLFAIQSKQKILEDNMLLLQTYEKLVLTSVEVGKASAVDVLKLQIRQNELEQYKAVLKESFLAEQIAFNALLNRDSGKDIIVPDEINMPLEDPITNTESLQLNPELLKYDKIYESIKQSELLNRKEKSPQIGFGLDYIPVSERNDVAIHDNGKDIIMPMVSFSIPIFNKRHDSRTRQNELRQQEITAQKEERLNTMETILGKAVSYRNTARIKYNTQKKNLKQAKNAEEILIKSYETGTIDFNDVLDIQELQLKFQLNQIESIQLYYTQAAMINYLTN